The following coding sequences lie in one Silvibacterium dinghuense genomic window:
- a CDS encoding enterotoxin has translation MAEPSRYSIYVAILLLAGGSAAWAAGPQPVFGNRVVSANVQNDGGRLRLGVLEDRSTHAQLPLGEAFVLVLQDGREVPASSMKMEGGFTESVLEASPEAARAAEHLPGRELCAELKDEGSGAMVHWCMIARGDAPYLRQEITIHAGGRSLPLADVEMLHFHDDEAKVVGSVAGSPMISGEFFRGFEHPLSYSEVKDGEAVAGLKRTLPLDAGQSITYSSVAGVTHPGQMRRDFLAYIELERAHPYRTFLHYNTWYDLGFGERFGADGVLNRMHAFGEELVRKRGVVMDSFLMDDGWDNTSSLWGFDSGFPDGFAPLRATAKQYGFGIGVWLSPWGGYDKEKSERIAYGKREGYEIVKDGYALSGPKYYAKFEEACLNFISQYGVNQFKFDGTGNANQVFPGSVFDSDFSAAIHLIDRLRKQESNLFINLTTGTKPSPFWLRYADTIWRSGMDNSFAGEGSWRQRWITYRDGQTYQNIVQAGPLFPLNSLMLHGLIYAREAEHLSDDPGHDFADEVHSYFGSGTQLQEMYITPSLLSSADWDVLAESARWSRANAAILRDTHWVGGNPLHGEVYGWASWSKHGGILVLRNPSSHAASFPVDIGKAFELPGDAASRYVAHSPWKADAAQPAVELQSGDPHTFTLKPFEVLTLQATPRS, from the coding sequence ATGGCAGAACCTTCCCGATATTCGATCTATGTTGCAATTCTCCTCCTCGCGGGCGGATCTGCAGCCTGGGCCGCTGGGCCGCAGCCTGTATTTGGCAACCGTGTGGTCAGCGCCAATGTACAGAATGACGGAGGGCGGCTGCGATTGGGGGTTCTGGAAGATCGCTCGACGCACGCCCAGCTGCCCTTGGGGGAAGCCTTTGTGCTTGTCCTGCAGGATGGCCGGGAGGTGCCTGCCTCATCCATGAAGATGGAGGGAGGATTTACAGAATCCGTGCTCGAGGCAAGCCCCGAAGCGGCCAGAGCGGCGGAGCATCTGCCGGGCAGGGAACTGTGCGCAGAGCTCAAAGATGAGGGCTCCGGTGCCATGGTGCATTGGTGCATGATCGCCCGGGGCGATGCGCCTTATCTGCGCCAGGAGATCACCATCCACGCTGGCGGCAGGTCATTGCCGCTGGCGGATGTGGAGATGCTGCATTTCCACGACGATGAGGCCAAGGTGGTGGGCTCGGTTGCGGGCTCGCCGATGATCAGCGGGGAGTTTTTCCGCGGCTTTGAACATCCGCTGTCCTATAGCGAGGTAAAGGATGGAGAGGCGGTCGCGGGGCTCAAGCGCACATTGCCACTCGATGCCGGTCAATCCATTACGTATTCGTCGGTTGCGGGAGTGACTCACCCGGGACAGATGCGCCGCGATTTTCTTGCTTACATCGAGCTGGAACGTGCGCATCCTTACCGGACTTTTCTGCACTACAACACCTGGTATGACCTGGGCTTTGGCGAGCGCTTCGGCGCTGATGGCGTGCTGAACCGTATGCATGCGTTCGGAGAGGAGCTGGTCCGGAAGCGCGGTGTGGTCATGGACTCGTTCCTGATGGATGACGGCTGGGACAATACCAGCTCCTTGTGGGGGTTCGATAGCGGATTTCCGGATGGCTTTGCGCCTTTGCGTGCCACGGCAAAGCAGTATGGGTTCGGTATCGGCGTATGGCTTTCGCCGTGGGGTGGCTACGATAAGGAAAAGAGCGAGCGCATTGCTTATGGAAAGCGGGAAGGCTACGAGATCGTAAAAGACGGCTATGCCTTGTCCGGTCCCAAGTATTACGCCAAATTCGAAGAAGCATGCCTGAATTTCATCAGCCAATACGGTGTGAATCAGTTCAAGTTCGATGGTACGGGCAATGCGAACCAGGTCTTTCCCGGCAGTGTGTTTGACAGCGATTTTTCTGCTGCGATTCATCTGATCGATCGCTTGCGGAAACAGGAAAGCAACCTCTTTATCAATCTCACGACAGGTACGAAGCCCTCTCCTTTCTGGCTGCGATACGCGGATACGATCTGGCGCTCGGGGATGGACAACAGCTTTGCCGGGGAAGGGAGCTGGAGACAGCGATGGATTACCTATCGTGACGGCCAGACGTATCAGAATATTGTTCAGGCCGGGCCGCTGTTTCCTTTAAATTCGCTGATGCTGCATGGGCTGATCTATGCGCGGGAGGCGGAACATCTCAGCGATGATCCTGGGCACGATTTCGCAGATGAGGTGCACTCTTATTTCGGATCGGGAACGCAGTTGCAGGAGATGTACATCACGCCGTCGCTGCTCTCCTCCGCAGACTGGGATGTTCTTGCGGAGAGCGCTCGCTGGTCACGTGCCAATGCGGCGATTCTTCGTGACACCCATTGGGTCGGAGGCAATCCGTTGCATGGAGAAGTCTATGGATGGGCTTCGTGGAGCAAGCATGGCGGAATTCTGGTTTTGCGGAATCCTTCCTCCCATGCTGCGTCGTTTCCTGTGGACATCGGAAAGGCATTCGAACTACCGGGAGATGCCGCTTCGCGTTATGTAGCGCATAGTCCCTGGAAGGCAGATGCTGCGCAGCCTGCTGTGGAACTGCAGTCTGGTGATCCGCACACCTTTACGCTGAAGCCATTCGAAGTATTGACCCTGCAGGCTACGCCCCGCAGCTGA
- a CDS encoding amidohydrolase family protein: MPSGESGKTDNDMFVNLVNATAEVDLRLSDFHPRSSLQTAVHTIERARFPVIDYHNHLDSTDPREVLSIMDQTNVEHCINITMKVGQKALDMMDKFHNAAPDRFSSIGWMDWNGLDRPDFVKLTIDRLHQMVEHGAVGIKFWKDLGLVLRDANGSLLRIDDERFIPIFEACETLKLPVMFHTADPSAFFEPIDAENERYEELAAHPDWGFSHSPVSKRELLEQRNRVIARHPNVTFVGAHCAESGEDLAYLSGQLDALPNFYIDISARTPELGRQPYTARSFFLKYADRILFGTDLLPEVEMYRLYFRFLETADEYFEYPSHASRQGRWNIYGLFLPDDVLKKVYRDNALKLLPKLR; the protein is encoded by the coding sequence ATGCCTTCAGGAGAATCCGGGAAGACTGACAACGATATGTTCGTCAACTTGGTCAATGCCACCGCGGAGGTGGATTTGCGGCTAAGCGATTTCCATCCGCGCTCCTCGCTGCAAACCGCGGTTCACACCATAGAACGCGCACGCTTCCCCGTCATCGACTACCACAACCATCTCGACTCGACAGACCCCAGAGAAGTCCTGTCCATCATGGACCAGACCAACGTCGAGCACTGTATCAACATCACCATGAAAGTCGGGCAAAAGGCGCTCGACATGATGGACAAGTTCCACAACGCCGCTCCCGATCGCTTCTCGTCGATCGGCTGGATGGACTGGAATGGTCTCGACCGTCCGGACTTCGTGAAGCTCACCATCGACCGCCTCCACCAGATGGTGGAGCATGGTGCGGTCGGCATCAAATTCTGGAAAGATCTCGGCCTGGTGCTGCGCGATGCCAACGGCTCACTGCTGCGCATCGACGACGAGCGCTTCATCCCCATCTTTGAAGCATGCGAAACCCTGAAGCTGCCGGTGATGTTCCATACCGCGGACCCAAGCGCCTTCTTCGAACCTATCGATGCCGAGAATGAACGCTATGAGGAGCTCGCGGCGCATCCCGATTGGGGATTCAGCCACTCACCGGTCTCGAAGCGTGAACTGCTGGAACAGCGCAATCGCGTCATCGCCCGCCATCCCAATGTCACCTTCGTAGGCGCACATTGCGCAGAATCAGGCGAAGACCTCGCCTATCTTTCCGGCCAGCTTGATGCGCTTCCTAACTTCTATATCGACATCAGCGCACGCACGCCGGAACTCGGACGCCAGCCATACACCGCTCGTTCCTTCTTCCTGAAATACGCCGACCGCATCCTCTTCGGTACAGACTTACTGCCGGAAGTGGAGATGTACCGTCTCTATTTCCGCTTCCTCGAAACCGCAGACGAGTACTTCGAATATCCATCGCACGCCTCACGGCAGGGGCGATGGAATATCTACGGTCTCTTCCTGCCGGACGACGTGCTGAAGAAGGTCTATCGGGACAATGCCTTGAAGCTTCTGCCGAAGTTGCGCTGA
- a CDS encoding beta-N-acetylhexosaminidase, which translates to MKPLLYALLGLPLLFSGRLYAQAPPVHFVNTLMPQPQSLTVSDGWLPVTSAWTVSLNGSENALLKSATNRMLTRLESMTGVELSRDLQQPAQALVSIEIKDSSLTMPALGIDESYTLDIRAGKVQLQAANVFGAMHGFETLLQLVQASGDGFSLPFVHIQDAPRFPWRGLLLDPGRHFLPVDVILRNLDGMAAVKMNVLHWHLTEDQGFRVESQRFPKLQQLGSNGLYYTQDQIREVVKYATERGIRVVPEFDMPGHSTSWFVGYSDLASAPGPYHVEYQNKIYDPAMDPTRESTYRFLDSFIDEMTTLFPDDYIHIGGDESNGKQWKENPSIQHFMQQHNLKDTAALQAYFNARVQELLKKHHRQMVGWDEILQADLSPDVVVQNWHGIEFLINSARQGHHGLLSKPFYLDHMYSAAEMYAADPVPADAGLTDAQAKLVLGGEACMWGEQVTGLIVDSRIWPRTAAVAERFWSPANTRDTQDMYRRLQVESLRLDALHLTHLSGPERGLRQIAGSEEGAESLSVLASVLQPVDFHERYAEQHTSQRTPIGHLVDFVHPDPPMKEALAAMVETYLHSTDPAEHKNALAALESLFQSWVSSRPALDQLAVDHPFIAEMQQRREQLPRLGLLGLESLGYIEAKQHPSAAWLDQQKQLLSDAGKHVELTDFVVLDPLNALLDNISATK; encoded by the coding sequence ATGAAGCCTCTGTTGTACGCACTGCTGGGCCTGCCTCTTCTTTTCTCCGGCAGGCTGTACGCACAGGCACCGCCTGTGCACTTTGTGAACACTCTGATGCCGCAGCCGCAGAGCCTGACGGTTTCCGATGGCTGGCTGCCGGTCACCTCCGCATGGACCGTCTCTCTGAATGGATCGGAAAATGCGCTCCTGAAATCTGCCACGAATCGTATGCTCACCCGGCTTGAGAGCATGACCGGAGTGGAACTCAGCAGAGATCTTCAGCAGCCCGCACAGGCTCTCGTCTCGATTGAAATCAAAGACTCATCCCTCACCATGCCGGCGCTGGGCATCGACGAGAGCTACACGCTCGATATTCGTGCCGGCAAGGTGCAACTCCAGGCAGCCAACGTCTTTGGAGCGATGCATGGCTTTGAAACGCTGCTTCAACTTGTCCAGGCATCGGGAGACGGGTTTTCTCTGCCCTTCGTCCATATTCAGGATGCTCCGCGCTTTCCCTGGCGCGGCCTCCTGCTCGATCCCGGCAGACACTTCCTTCCCGTAGACGTCATCCTCCGGAACCTTGATGGAATGGCCGCCGTCAAGATGAATGTCCTGCACTGGCACCTCACCGAAGATCAGGGCTTCCGCGTCGAGAGCCAGCGTTTCCCCAAGCTCCAGCAGCTTGGTTCCAATGGCCTCTATTACACGCAGGATCAGATTCGTGAAGTCGTGAAGTATGCCACCGAGCGCGGCATACGCGTCGTTCCTGAATTCGACATGCCTGGTCACTCCACCTCATGGTTTGTCGGCTATTCGGATCTGGCCAGCGCACCCGGCCCCTATCACGTGGAGTACCAGAACAAAATCTACGACCCGGCCATGGATCCGACGCGCGAATCCACCTACCGCTTCCTCGACAGTTTCATCGACGAGATGACCACTCTATTCCCCGATGATTACATCCACATCGGCGGCGATGAGAGTAACGGCAAGCAATGGAAAGAGAACCCCTCCATTCAACATTTCATGCAGCAGCACAATCTGAAGGACACAGCCGCACTCCAGGCCTACTTCAATGCACGTGTGCAGGAGCTGTTGAAGAAGCACCACCGCCAGATGGTGGGCTGGGATGAGATCCTCCAGGCTGATCTTTCTCCCGATGTGGTTGTGCAGAATTGGCATGGCATCGAGTTCCTCATAAACAGCGCACGACAGGGCCACCATGGTCTGCTCTCGAAGCCCTTCTATCTCGATCACATGTACTCGGCAGCGGAGATGTATGCAGCCGATCCAGTCCCCGCAGATGCCGGCCTCACCGATGCGCAGGCTAAGCTTGTCCTCGGGGGAGAAGCTTGCATGTGGGGCGAACAGGTTACGGGGCTGATTGTGGACTCACGCATCTGGCCCCGCACCGCAGCGGTTGCAGAGCGCTTCTGGTCACCGGCAAACACGCGCGACACCCAGGACATGTACCGCCGCCTGCAGGTCGAATCGCTCCGCCTCGATGCGCTGCACCTCACGCATCTCTCCGGCCCGGAGCGCGGATTGCGGCAGATTGCAGGCAGCGAAGAGGGTGCGGAAAGTCTCTCGGTACTCGCCTCTGTTCTTCAGCCTGTGGACTTCCACGAGCGCTATGCCGAGCAGCACACCTCGCAGCGGACTCCGATCGGGCATCTCGTCGACTTTGTGCATCCCGACCCTCCGATGAAAGAAGCCTTGGCAGCTATGGTGGAAACCTATCTACACAGCACCGACCCGGCGGAGCACAAGAATGCTCTCGCGGCACTGGAATCCCTTTTCCAGTCCTGGGTCAGCAGCCGCCCCGCACTGGATCAACTGGCAGTCGATCATCCCTTCATTGCCGAGATGCAGCAACGGCGCGAGCAGCTTCCGCGCCTCGGCCTGCTGGGCCTGGAATCGCTCGGCTATATCGAGGCAAAGCAGCATCCATCCGCGGCATGGCTCGATCAACAGAAGCAGCTTCTTTCAGATGCCGGCAAGCATGTGGAGCTTACCGACTTCGTTGTACTGGATCCGCTCAATGCGCTGCTGGACAATATTTCGGCCACAAAGTAA
- a CDS encoding Gfo/Idh/MocA family protein has protein sequence MSAAAMNLPMPSEASAGSEPKLTGQTMMNVSYEAKNPRVALIGTGGRGTSLLGNLLGCDAQVVALCDIVAEKAEHAQSLVVKAGQKAPELYTRGDHDYERLVAREDVDLVVIATPWNWHVPMAVATMQHGKHAAVEVPAATTIEDCWKLVHTSETTRKHCVMLENCCYGFNETLILNMVRAGEFGDLLYGEAAYLHDLREELFSNAGEGLWRRNFHTLLNGNMYPTHGLGPVANYMSVNRGDRFEYLVSMSSPQRGLDVYRKVHLKEGDPRWSEKYITGDLNTSLIKTANGLTITLKHDVSNPHPYDRINTIAGTKGLFTDYPPRIYFDGEDPEAWGAIDRYKDQYQHPLWKNEGELARKLGGHGGMDFIMCFRLLECMRKGLPPDMDVYDAATWSAPGPLSEQSVANGSAPMKFPDFTGGRWKDRQGSPIGKEA, from the coding sequence ATGAGCGCCGCAGCGATGAATCTGCCGATGCCCTCTGAGGCGTCGGCAGGCAGCGAACCGAAACTCACAGGGCAGACCATGATGAATGTGTCCTATGAGGCGAAGAACCCACGCGTTGCGTTGATTGGGACAGGCGGCCGAGGCACTTCGTTGCTGGGCAATCTTCTAGGATGCGATGCGCAGGTGGTAGCGCTGTGCGACATTGTGGCGGAGAAGGCTGAGCACGCACAATCGCTGGTCGTGAAGGCAGGGCAGAAGGCGCCGGAACTGTATACCAGGGGCGATCACGACTATGAACGGCTGGTCGCCCGTGAAGACGTGGATCTGGTGGTGATTGCAACGCCATGGAACTGGCACGTGCCTATGGCAGTTGCAACCATGCAGCATGGCAAGCATGCCGCGGTAGAAGTGCCGGCAGCGACGACGATCGAAGATTGCTGGAAGCTGGTGCATACTTCGGAGACGACACGCAAACATTGCGTGATGCTCGAGAACTGTTGTTATGGGTTCAACGAAACTCTGATCCTGAACATGGTGCGTGCTGGTGAATTCGGCGACTTACTCTATGGCGAGGCCGCCTATCTGCATGATCTGCGCGAGGAGCTTTTCTCGAATGCAGGCGAAGGGCTATGGCGGCGTAACTTCCATACGCTGCTGAACGGCAACATGTATCCGACGCATGGGCTTGGCCCGGTGGCGAACTACATGAGCGTGAATCGCGGCGACCGCTTTGAATACCTGGTTTCGATGAGCAGCCCACAGCGTGGTCTCGATGTGTATCGCAAGGTGCATTTAAAGGAGGGCGATCCACGCTGGTCGGAGAAATACATTACCGGCGATCTGAATACTTCGCTCATCAAGACCGCGAATGGACTGACGATCACGCTGAAGCACGATGTGAGCAATCCTCATCCTTACGATCGCATCAACACGATTGCCGGTACAAAGGGACTATTCACGGATTATCCGCCGCGCATCTATTTTGATGGCGAAGACCCGGAAGCATGGGGAGCGATCGACCGCTACAAGGACCAGTACCAGCATCCGCTATGGAAGAATGAGGGCGAACTGGCACGCAAACTCGGCGGCCACGGAGGCATGGATTTCATTATGTGCTTCCGCCTGCTTGAGTGCATGCGGAAAGGACTGCCGCCGGATATGGATGTGTATGATGCCGCGACCTGGTCTGCGCCTGGTCCGCTCAGTGAGCAGTCCGTAGCGAATGGCAGTGCTCCGATGAAGTTTCCGGACTTCACTGGCGGACGCTGGAAGGACCGGCAGGGATCACCAATAGGCAAAGAAGCCTAG